The following nucleotide sequence is from Longimicrobiales bacterium.
AGCGGCCTGACGGCCGGCTGAGGAGGCAGGCAGCCCATCCAGCCAGAGCACAAACGGTACAAGTCCCACGAACGGGAGAATGAGTGGGTGAAGCGGCGGGAAGGAAAGTGCCAACACCACTCCGGACACAGCGGGCAAGAGTCGCTCACCAGGGCGTGGCATCAGTAGCGCTTTCAACCCCTGAATACGTCCCCCAGCATCCCGAACCGACGTTATAGCGAGACCTCTTTCCCGGATTCGGCCAAGGCATACGCGGCCTTGATGAGCCGCATCAGAGCGACCTGGCCCACCGGCTTTTCCGCGTCACACCGGCCACCCAACTGCTTGTCGATCTCCAACGGAGGAAGCGACCCCGAGCCGTCCCGTGGCCTGACCCGTGCGTAGTATCGGTCCTCGCGGTCCACAGCCTCTTCCGGATCGATCACTTCCTAAATTCCAAATCGGCGAGCAATCGTCTCGACCTTGGGGACATCTGTATCCACCAGAGCGACGAAGTCGACATCTTCGCGGTCTGCGAAGATGGGTACGTGGACAATCTGACTGATCGCGCCCGTGCCAATTACGGCCAAGCGAATGGGAGCGGCCCCTTCCGTCATCCCCCGCGTTCCTCCCCTGGTGCGTTATCGCCAATCATAAACTGTGCTCCAACTCTCACCTGAAAATACTGGAGATCACCCAAGACCTCATAGCGTCCCTGGCTCGTCAGCCGAAACCAGTCCGTCACCGGGTATTCGAGTCCCGCGTGCAAATTGAAGCCGGCTGCTACTGAATCAAGCAGGTCTTCTATGAAGGTTCCGTTGATCGCGGCACCGTCGCCATTGAGCGAGTGCACCCCGATCCCGAGGCCCGCAAACGTCAAAATGTCGAGCGGGACCTTCCAAACCACTTGGGCGTCGAGGGCGAACGCGATGTCGGTCCATTCGATACTCCCGAGATCGACACTCGGAACGGGAACTCCCGCTTCCCTCGCGACGAGGCTCGCGACACGGGTCTCGAGTTCGGTGACTTCAGCCGCCTTAAAGGGAGCGTTCCAGTAGCTGAAACTCGGGACGATTCTGAGCCCCGGCCCAAGGTAGCCGAGATCAAAACGGACGCTGTAGCTCTCTACCTCATCGACTCGGCTCGGGTAGATATGCCCGTACTCGAAACCGAAGCCACGGAACGACAGATTCTCGTAGTCGAAGTCCGCGAGGTCCTGCGCCTGAAGGGCGCCCGGCCCCGCCAGGCACGCCGCGAGTGCGCTCACCCGCACCAGTGTCTTGAGTCCCATCCTCATTCTCCCCCCTGGGGTTCAACCACGTCTTCAGCCTCACCGCGACCATGGACCGACCTATTTCAGTTCGGCCACGAGGTCGTAATCCAGCGCGTCTACGATTTCGACATCAATGAGCGAACCCACCGCGAGCGCGTCAGCCTTCCGGATGTTGGTCACACCATCCACATCGAGCGCCTGCCCGACGGTGCGGGCGACCGCTCCGAATTCCGGATCGTCATGAATGACCCGGTCCACCAATGCAGTCATGGTCTGTCCAATGAGCGCTGCATTCTTGTCGAAGCTGATGCCTCGTTGGAGCTCCATGAGTTCCTCGAGGCGCTCGTTCATCACCTGTTGATCGATTTGGCCGTCCATGTCGGCCGCGCGGGTCCCTTCCTCCACCGAGTAGGTGAAGGCACCGACGCGCTCGAATTGAATCTCGTCGAGCAACTCGAGCATCTCCCGGAAGTCTGCGTCCGTTTCGCCTGGAAAGCCCACGATCACAGTCGTGCGCAATGTGAGGTCCGGGATCGCTTCCCGGAGCCAACCCACACGTTCACGAATCGTCGCTTGGCGCTCCGGTCTTCGCATGAGCCCGAGCACCCGATCGCTGCCGTGCTGAATCGGCATATCGAGGTATGGCAGGATCCGTGCCTCAGATGCCATGAAGTCCACCATCTCCCGCGTGATTCCGGACGGGTACATGTAGAACAGCCTGTACCACGGGACATCGGTCCCCTCTATGAGGCCCTGCAGAAGTTCGCGAAGCAGCGGCGCACTTTGGTCCTTCCGCTTCAGATCGCGCCCGAACCAGGTGGTGTCCTGGGAGATGATGTTGATTTCCTTCACGCCCATTTCACCGAGCCCGGCCGCTTCGCGGACGAGGAGATCAACCGGCTGAGAGCGATGCAACCCGCGCATGAGCGGAATCGCACAGAACGCACATGTGTGATCGCACCCCTCGCTGATCTTCAGGTAGGAGGTGTGTGAAGTCGCCGTGGACAGCACCCGGAGGGGCCGCTCCATGGTCGGGATAACCTCTTCGTCGGGCAGTAGCCCACGCTGGCGCAACTCGGGGACGAGTCCCTGGAGTTCTGTCAGCCCCATGAAGAGATCGACCTCGGGGATTTCCTCTACTAAGTCGTCTTTGTAACGCTGGACCAGGCAGCCAACCGCGACCACTGCCTTGAGACCACCGTCGGCCTTCAAATCACACGCTTCGAGAATGGTCTCGATGGATTGCTCTTTGGCTTCTTGGATGAAGCCGCACGTATTCACGATCACCACGTCGGCTCCGTCGACTTCGGACGATACGTGGGCTCCGTGGCCTACGAGCGCGGCCATCATGCGCTCGGAGTCGACGGTGTTCTTGTCACACCCCAGGGTAATGAGCGCGATGCGCGGCCCGTCTTCGGCACCCGTCGCCTCAATCTGGTGATGGACGGGGGCCGCATCACGGGAGGCGTCGCCACGCACAGGGTCCGGCGTCAGCGGGAAAACCGGAAGATCGCGCGTGCGAGCTTGGCTCATCTGGAGATCACATCCGCACCGGGTGGCACGGTAAAGGTGAAGAACGCCGGGTCTAGATCGGCGGGACCGAGCTGGACGTCCGACAACGTGATGGTCCTCACCGTTCCGTCCTCATGAATCCGGATTCGACGGAGGACCGGAGTTCCTGCATCGATCCAAAGAACAACCGAGACATACGAGGAGCGCTGTTTCGGCGTGAGACGAAGTCGCTGGGTTTCGTGGCCATCGATCACTTCTTCGGCCTCGTATTCGACCGTGTATTTTTCCGCCGGGCGATCCAAGAACTCGCGGTGAAGATCATATCCTCCGGGGGGCCCGGTCACACGAATCCGAATGACGACTGCTTCGTCGTTGCTCGGGTAGTACAGCCAAATCGACTCACCATCGATGACGACCGCATCTCCCGCCGGTTCGGAAAACCTCATGGCGAACCGATCGGGTTGAGTCTGGCACATTTGTCCCGACCCCGTGCGCTCAAGGGAGATCATCTCCACCTCGAGATGTTGCACGAAGTCAGCGCACAGCGAGGTGACCCCTGCATACCGTGCGGCGACGCGTTCCAAAACTCCGAGACCGTCCGGTTGCTGGGCCGTCACCGCCGAAGGCACTGCCGCAGGCGCTACCGCAATCATCAGAACAGCGGCTAGGAGAAGGCCGCGGACCCGCATCACGGGAACATCGCGTCGAGTTCGTCCATGTTCATCATCACTTCCCGACCCTTGGACCCGATCGACTCTCCGATGACTCCAGCATCCTGCAGCTGATCGACGATCCTGGCCGCACGGCCGTACCCGATACTCAGCTTGCGCTGAAGAAGCGAAGTCGAGCCCGTTCCGTTTGAGATGCAGACATCGGCGGCCGCCTTGAAAAGGTCGTCCCAGTCTCCCACGATGTCCTCCGCGGTGATCGCCGCGTCCTCCAGCTCCTGCCCACGCAACTCCTCGAGAATGTCCGTCTCCAGTCCGGCAACGACCGGGTCCGGGATTTCTCCGCGTTTCTCCAGCAGTTCGACATACCAACCCATGAGCCGTTCCGTGTCCTCGGTCGGGAGATACGCACCCTGTACCCGCTCGGGCTCGCTCTGCCCCGGTGGCAAGAACAGCATGTCGCCGTTTCCAAGAAGGGCGTCCGCTCCGTTCATATCCAGAATGGTGCGCGAGTCGGTCTTCGAGGCGACCCGGAACGCGATGCGCGTCGGAAAATTCGCCTTAATGAGGCCCGTGATCACGTTCACCGAGGGACGCTGCGTAGCCACGATGAGGTGGATCCCGATCGCACGCGCCTTCTGAGCAAGCTGTGTGAGCGGCCTCTCCACCTCGCTCTGCACGGTCATCATCAGATCGGCGAGCTCGTCGACGACGACGACGATGTAGGGCACGATCCCGTCATCGTAGATCCATCGATCTTCATCCCCCTCCGGCCCCTTCGCTTCTGCGCGCTTCAGTACCACGTCATCACGGACTTTCTTGTTGAACTCCGCCAGAGAACGCACGTAGTTCGCCTTGAGTAACGCGTAGCGGCGTTCCATCTCCATCACAGCCCACTTGAGTACACCGGCAGCGTCTCGGGGGTCGGTGACAACGTTGTGGCGCAGATGGGGGAGCTTCGAGTAGACCGATAGCTCGACCATCTTCGGATCGATCATGAGGAGTCGGAGCGTCTCTGGTGTGTGTCGGTAGACCAGACTCGTGACGATCGTGTTCAGACACACTGACTTACCCGCGCCCGTCGCACCCGCGATGAGCACGTGGGGCATCTTGGTGAGGTTCGCGACGTAGGGTTTACCGTCCAGGGACTTTCCAAGCGCCAACGGCAGATCACCCTTGGCGGTCTTGAACTCCTTGGACTCCAAGATCTCGCGCAGGTTCACGATCTCGGGAGTCGGATTCGGGATCTCGACGCCAACCGCGCCTTTCCCCGGAATCGGAGCGACGATGCGGATGCTCTTGGCCTTCATCGCCAAGGCGAGGTCGGCGTCGAGGTTAGCAATTCGGTTCACTTTTACGCCTGGTGCCGGGACGACCTCGAACCGAGTCACCACCGGGCCGATCGTTCGCCCACTCAACTCACAGCTGACGTTGAAGGTCCCGAGCTTCTCCACGAGCACATGGCCGAGTTCGTCGAGTTGCCGTTCCATGCTCGCCCGGTCGCGGACCGCGGCCTCGGAGAGCAGGTCCATAGGCGGGACTTCGTGCTCGACCTCATCACCCTCGTTCGGGTCCTCGAGGTGTCCCTCGTCCGAGCCTATGTCGTGGGCAGGCTCTTCAGATTCCTCACCGTCCGCCGAGGTAGAGTCATCCACGTCTGGCTCGACTGCGGGCTCAGCCTCGGCTTCGGGCTCGGATTCTGGTTCTTCCGGCTCAGGCTCAGGCTCAGCCTCGCCGGTCATCCAGTCGGGCTCCATGCCTTCCATAGCGCCCGCCGCCTCGAGTTCGGCAGCTCGTTCTGCTTTGGCCACCGCCCGAGCTTCAGCCAGTTCTTTGCCCTTCTCCGCCAGCGCTTTGGCCGTGCGGCCCGCGGCATCTCCACCCGCCAGGACTCCCCGGCCCATGGAACGCAGCGGATTCCAACCCAGCGTGCCGACTGAGAGTGCGACGACGGCGACCCCCGTGATGAGCAGGGCTCCCAACCACCCTACCAAACTGACCAGCGGATCTCCGACGTTAGTACCGAGCCAGCCCGCGGCCGTGGGCTCGGTGGTGAGCACCCATACGAGAACCGGTACCAAGAGTACCAATCCGCCGGTGAAGATCGTCAGGCGAGGGGTCCAATAGTCAGACAGCCAACCACCAAAGCGGAGCCCGGAAAACGTCAGGAGCCCCGGGACGATGAACGCAGAACCGCCTAGAAAGGCCGTGAGCAGGCCACGGACCGCACCACCCACAGGGCCCACCATGTTGCCCGACGGGAACCACTCGATGCCTCGCTCTCCAGGGACCGTCACTGGAAGCAGAGACAGGAGAACGAAGAGTGCGAGGGCCAGCAGGCCCACAGCGAACATCTCCCGTTGCTGCTCAGCGCTCAGCAAGTGGTCTCCAGTCTCCCAGCAAAGTGATGGTGTTGTCGTTCATTACCGGAACGATGTCATGACGATCCACGTCACCGCAAACATCAAGATCGCTTGCGAGTCCGATGTCGGAAATCGCCTGGCCCGCCTTGGTCACCTTAAAGAAAGCCTGGGAGGGCTTCCGGGACTTCGCAAGAACCACCGCCGCCCGCGCAGCATCGTTCATCTCCAGCGGCGAAGCCGCACCGTCCGCGATGCGGCAGATGAGGTGTCCCGCACACAACGCATCCTCGATCGCAAAGGCCCCATCGCGGCCTGCACAGACGATCACGATTGCGTCGTCATCGGCTGATGCACCAGCGACGGCCCCGAGGTTTGTGAACGCGCCAACCAGCAGGCGGCTCGCCTCAGACACTGCGCTGAGGGCCCGAGTCCCGTTCGTGGTGCTCATCACGAGCTTCTTGCCGCCCACGGCCTCGGCCGTGAATTCGGAGGGAGAGTTGCCCAGATCGAAGCCTTCGATCTTCACCCCCTTCCGTTCACCGACCAGGAGCGTGTCTTCCCGACCGAGCGATTGGGCCAGACGAACGGCCTCTGCAGTGGACTCCGTTGGATAGATGCCACCGGCGCCGTTCGCCAACGCCTCGACGATGGACGTAGTGGCACGGACGACGTCGATGACCACCACAGTCGATTCCGACAGGACAGCAGGATCGATCTCCGGCAGCGTGAAATACGTGTCGATCCGCATCAGTCGTTTCCGTCTTCCGCCATCATGCGTTCTACGAAGCCTGTATCGACATCACCCGCAATAAAGGCAGGGTCATCGACGATCCGACGCAGGAACGGGAGTGTAGTAGGCACTCCTTCGATGATGAACTGATCCAAGACGTGGCGCGCTCGCACGATCGCCTCCGCCCGCGTTGCGCCACTCACAATCAGTTTCGCGATCAGAGAATCGTAGTTGGGCGGCACGATGTACCCAGTGTACACGTGTGTATCGAGGCGGACGCCCGGCCCCCCTGGCGGATGGAACGTCTGAATCACACCCGGCCCTGGAGCGAAATTTCGATCCGGGTCTTCAGCGTTGATCCGGAACTCGATCGCGTGACCCCGATGCTGGAAATGCTCTGACATCTCCGGAAACGTCAGCGGTTCGCCGGCAGCGACCCGGATTTGCTCCTTTACCAAGTCGAAGCCAGTCGTGACCTCAGTGACCGGATGCTCGACCTGGATGCGGGTGTTCATCTCCATGAAGTAGAACGACCCGTCCTGATCGAGCAGAAACTCTACCGTACCCGCGCCGACGTAGTCGATGGCTTCTGCGGCTTTCACCGCAGCTGCACCCATCTCGGCCCGCAGTTCGGGCGTCACAGCGGGAGACGGAGCCTCCTCGAGGAGTTTTTGGTGGCGGCGCTGGATGGAACACTCCCGTTCACCCAAATGGACGACACGCCCATGCTGGTCGCCGAAGACCTGGATCTCGACGTGCCGCGGCTTGAGGATGCATCGCTCGAGATACACACCCGGGTTCCCGAACGCGTTCTGAGCCTCGGTCTGGGCCGCCACGAACTGCTTCCCGAAGACCTCCTCGGAGGCGGCAATGCGCATTCCTTTACCACCACCCCCCGCAGACGCCTTCACCATGATGGGGAAGCCGATCTCCTTGGCCACCCGCATGGCTTCGTCCATGTCCTCAATGATGCCTTCGGAACCGGGCACGGTCGGCACGCCACTATCCATCATCGTGGCGCGCGCGGTCGCCTTGTCCCCCATCGATCGAATCTGGTGCGGAGTCGGCCCAATGAAGGTCACGTCCAAGCGAGTGCAGATCTCACTGAACTCGGCATTTTCCGCTAGGAAGCCATAGCCCGGGTGAATGGCCTCTGCGCCGGTCACTTCTGCGGCGGCCATGATCCTTGGGATCTGGAGGTAACTATCTGTAGCCGGTGCCTTCCCAATGCACACGTCCTCGTCCGCAAAACGAACGTGGAGCGACTCTCGGTCTGCCTCGGAATACACAGCAACCGTTTTTACGCCGAGTTCGTTGCAGGCGCGGATGATACGAAGCGCGATCTCGCCACGATTGGCGATCAGGACTTTTTTGAACAAAGGAGTCTCTTCGGCCTGACTAGGCCGGATCCACGCGAAAAAGGACTTGCCCGTATTCGACCGGCTGCGCGTTTTCGACGCAGAGCTCGACCACCGTGCCTTCTATTTCGCACTTGAACTCATTCATGAGCTTCATGGCTTCGATGATGCACAGCGTGTCGCCGTTCTTCACACGTGTACCCACCTCCACATAGGCAGGAGCGTCCGGGGCCGGGGCTAGGTAGAACGTCCCGACCATCGGGGAGGTCACTTCGAGCAGATTCGGATTCGATGGCCCTGGTGCCGCGTCACCACTCGCCGGCTGTGCCGCTTCAGGTGCCGGCAACGCCGCAGCGACCGGGGCGTGCATCATGGCTGGAGCTGCCATGGGTACGGCAGCATGCAGAGGCGTCTTCGACAAGTGAACGCGCGTTCCACCACGTTCGATCTCAAGCGAGTCGACGCTGCTGTCGTCCAACGCCTTGATCAGGCGATCTAAAAAATCGAGATCAATCATTCGTTAAACCCTGGACATGTATTTGTCGTCACGCCGATCGATTTTTAGCACGTCGCCCTCTTCCACAAAAAGAGGCACCTGGATCTCGGCGCCGGTCTCGAGCGTGGCAGGCTTGGTGGCGCCCTGTGCTGTGTCACCCTTGAAGCCGGGATCGGTCCTAGTGACCAAGAGCTCCACGAAGTTCGGCAGCTCTACACTGATGATCTTCTCGTCGTGGACGAGCCCCTCGCACGCCATGTTTTCCTTTAGGTACTTGAGCTGATCGTCCCCAAGGAGATCACCGGCAATGGGGATCATGTCGTACGTGTTGGCGTCCATGAAGTAGTACAGGTCGCCATCCATGTAGCTGTAGTTCACCGGGCGCCGTTCAAGCCGAACGTCATTCACCTTCTCACCAGCGCGGTACGTCTTCTCGACGACTGCACCCGTCAGGACGTTCTTGAGCTTGGTACGCACAAATGCGCCGCCCTTGCCGGGCTTCACATGCTGGAAATAGGTAATGGCCCAGAGACTACCATCAATCTCTATGACCAATCCGTTGCGGAAATCCGCGGTGCTCGCCATGCGGTCTCGCGTGTTTTAGGGGTCTTAGGTATTGGCTGCGTTACGCGCGCAAACGGGCC
It contains:
- the accB gene encoding acetyl-CoA carboxylase biotin carboxyl carrier protein, producing MIDLDFLDRLIKALDDSSVDSLEIERGGTRVHLSKTPLHAAVPMAAPAMMHAPVAAALPAPEAAQPASGDAAPGPSNPNLLEVTSPMVGTFYLAPAPDAPAYVEVGTRVKNGDTLCIIEAMKLMNEFKCEIEGTVVELCVENAQPVEYGQVLFRVDPA
- a CDS encoding 2-phosphosulfolactate phosphatase, with the protein product MRIDTYFTLPEIDPAVLSESTVVVIDVVRATTSIVEALANGAGGIYPTESTAEAVRLAQSLGREDTLLVGERKGVKIEGFDLGNSPSEFTAEAVGGKKLVMSTTNGTRALSAVSEASRLLVGAFTNLGAVAGASADDDAIVIVCAGRDGAFAIEDALCAGHLICRIADGAASPLEMNDAARAAVVLAKSRKPSQAFFKVTKAGQAISDIGLASDLDVCGDVDRHDIVPVMNDNTITLLGDWRPLAER
- a CDS encoding outer membrane lipoprotein carrier protein LolA is translated as MRVRGLLLAAVLMIAVAPAAVPSAVTAQQPDGLGVLERVAARYAGVTSLCADFVQHLEVEMISLERTGSGQMCQTQPDRFAMRFSEPAGDAVVIDGESIWLYYPSNDEAVVIRIRVTGPPGGYDLHREFLDRPAEKYTVEYEAEEVIDGHETQRLRLTPKQRSSYVSVVLWIDAGTPVLRRIRIHEDGTVRTITLSDVQLGPADLDPAFFTFTVPPGADVISR
- a CDS encoding DNA translocase FtsK — its product is MLSAEQQREMFAVGLLALALFVLLSLLPVTVPGERGIEWFPSGNMVGPVGGAVRGLLTAFLGGSAFIVPGLLTFSGLRFGGWLSDYWTPRLTIFTGGLVLLVPVLVWVLTTEPTAAGWLGTNVGDPLVSLVGWLGALLITGVAVVALSVGTLGWNPLRSMGRGVLAGGDAAGRTAKALAEKGKELAEARAVAKAERAAELEAAGAMEGMEPDWMTGEAEPEPEPEEPESEPEAEAEPAVEPDVDDSTSADGEESEEPAHDIGSDEGHLEDPNEGDEVEHEVPPMDLLSEAAVRDRASMERQLDELGHVLVEKLGTFNVSCELSGRTIGPVVTRFEVVPAPGVKVNRIANLDADLALAMKAKSIRIVAPIPGKGAVGVEIPNPTPEIVNLREILESKEFKTAKGDLPLALGKSLDGKPYVANLTKMPHVLIAGATGAGKSVCLNTIVTSLVYRHTPETLRLLMIDPKMVELSVYSKLPHLRHNVVTDPRDAAGVLKWAVMEMERRYALLKANYVRSLAEFNKKVRDDVVLKRAEAKGPEGDEDRWIYDDGIVPYIVVVVDELADLMMTVQSEVERPLTQLAQKARAIGIHLIVATQRPSVNVITGLIKANFPTRIAFRVASKTDSRTILDMNGADALLGNGDMLFLPPGQSEPERVQGAYLPTEDTERLMGWYVELLEKRGEIPDPVVAGLETDILEELRGQELEDAAITAEDIVGDWDDLFKAAADVCISNGTGSTSLLQRKLSIGYGRAARIVDQLQDAGVIGESIGSKGREVMMNMDELDAMFP
- the rimO gene encoding 30S ribosomal protein S12 methylthiotransferase RimO, which codes for MSQARTRDLPVFPLTPDPVRGDASRDAAPVHHQIEATGAEDGPRIALITLGCDKNTVDSERMMAALVGHGAHVSSEVDGADVVIVNTCGFIQEAKEQSIETILEACDLKADGGLKAVVAVGCLVQRYKDDLVEEIPEVDLFMGLTELQGLVPELRQRGLLPDEEVIPTMERPLRVLSTATSHTSYLKISEGCDHTCAFCAIPLMRGLHRSQPVDLLVREAAGLGEMGVKEINIISQDTTWFGRDLKRKDQSAPLLRELLQGLIEGTDVPWYRLFYMYPSGITREMVDFMASEARILPYLDMPIQHGSDRVLGLMRRPERQATIRERVGWLREAIPDLTLRTTVIVGFPGETDADFREMLELLDEIQFERVGAFTYSVEEGTRAADMDGQIDQQVMNERLEELMELQRGISFDKNAALIGQTMTALVDRVIHDDPEFGAVARTVGQALDVDGVTNIRKADALAVGSLIDVEIVDALDYDLVAELK
- the accC gene encoding acetyl-CoA carboxylase biotin carboxylase subunit — its product is MFKKVLIANRGEIALRIIRACNELGVKTVAVYSEADRESLHVRFADEDVCIGKAPATDSYLQIPRIMAAAEVTGAEAIHPGYGFLAENAEFSEICTRLDVTFIGPTPHQIRSMGDKATARATMMDSGVPTVPGSEGIIEDMDEAMRVAKEIGFPIMVKASAGGGGKGMRIAASEEVFGKQFVAAQTEAQNAFGNPGVYLERCILKPRHVEIQVFGDQHGRVVHLGERECSIQRRHQKLLEEAPSPAVTPELRAEMGAAAVKAAEAIDYVGAGTVEFLLDQDGSFYFMEMNTRIQVEHPVTEVTTGFDLVKEQIRVAAGEPLTFPEMSEHFQHRGHAIEFRINAEDPDRNFAPGPGVIQTFHPPGGPGVRLDTHVYTGYIVPPNYDSLIAKLIVSGATRAEAIVRARHVLDQFIIEGVPTTLPFLRRIVDDPAFIAGDVDTGFVERMMAEDGND
- the efp gene encoding elongation factor P — translated: MASTADFRNGLVIEIDGSLWAITYFQHVKPGKGGAFVRTKLKNVLTGAVVEKTYRAGEKVNDVRLERRPVNYSYMDGDLYYFMDANTYDMIPIAGDLLGDDQLKYLKENMACEGLVHDEKIISVELPNFVELLVTRTDPGFKGDTAQGATKPATLETGAEIQVPLFVEEGDVLKIDRRDDKYMSRV